The nucleotide sequence TCTAGGATCGAAAATAATCTTGATAGAAAAATCGAAGACATATTAAGAGTGGGATATGACAGATTGTCAAAGAAAGATCAAGCTCTGTTTCTCCACATCGCATGCATCTTCAACAATGGTAGAGTTGATCGTGTGACAAGCATGCTCGCTGATAGTAATATGGATGTCGAAAATGGGCTGAAGACCCTAGCCATCAGATCTCTTGTGCAACTTGATATAATGTATTGTAAGATGCACTCTTTACTCCAACAGTTGGGTAGACAAGTAGTACATGAGCAGTCAGATGAGCCTGGGAAACGTCAGTTTTTAGTGGAGGCCGAAGAGATTCGTGATGTTCTAACAAAAGAAACGGTAAGTTCCTTTTTATATTGTACTATCTATTGCTATCATGATAACAATTTGATCCAGTCCTCTTTTGGAATGTTTGTTAGGGCACTGGATCGGTCATAGGTATATCATTTGGTATGTTCATGATGGGTGAGTTCTCAATAAGTGGACGAGCTTTCGAAGGAATGCGTAATCTTACATTTTTAGAGATGTATAGCTCTGGGGGATTGAGGATAGCAGGGGACATGGAATATCTACCTCATCTAAGGTTACTACATTGGGATGTATACCCTGGAAAAATTCTTCCTCCAACATTTCAGCCCCAATTTCTAGTCGAGCTATGTATGAAATTCAGCAATCTTGAGAAGCTCTGGGGAGGAATCCAGGTTGGTAtctgttatttttcttttgaaatctTGAAAAAAGGTTTCATGtgtttgtgttacaaaaaaaaagagacggTTTCATGTGTTTTTCTCATTTGTTATGTTTGATACATGTAGCTGCTTCCAAATCTCAAGACGTTAAATCTGGACAATTCCTATTGGTTGAAAGAAATCCCAAATCTTTCGGAGGCTACAAATCTTGAAACAGTATCATTTACTTACTGCACAAATCTGGTGGAGCTTCCCTCCTCTATCAGGAACCTACACAAGTTGGTTGAGTTAAACATGAGGGGCTGCGAAAAGCTACGGATTATTCCCACCAACATCAATTTAGCATCTCTTGAGTATGTTACGATGAATGGTTGCTTGCGATTGAGAACATTTCCAGATATCTCGAGGAACATCATTCGTCTTGATGTAAGGAACACAAAGATAGAAGATGTTCCTGCATCCGTAGCTGAAAGCTGGCTTTGTCTTTTCAGGTTTTATATAGGTAGCAAAAGCCTCAAAAGATTAACACACGTCCCAGAATGTGTAAGTTATTTGGATCTAAGCAACAGTGATATAAAGAAGATTCCTGATTGCGTCATAGGTCTCCCGCATCTACTGGATCTCGCCATAAAAAACTGCAGAAAGCTGGTGTCACTGCAGGGTCTTCCGCCTTCGCTTTTGAGTCTCGATGCAACTGATTGTGTATCGCTCAAAAGCGTCTGTTTCTCCTTCTATAAACCAAAATCTGACTATATTACTCTGGACGACTGCAAGTGTGTTAAATCAGAAAAAGATGCGATAAGAGTATCTTCCCTTTTCTACAACCCAGTGAGAGGAATCAATTTGGTCAACTGTTTATCACTAGaggaagaagcaagaagagTAATCATTCAACAATGTGATTACAAGAGTGTATGTTTACCAGGCAAAGAAATCCCTCCAGAGTTCACCCACAGAGCCAAAGGAAACTCCATAACCATCTCTTCAGGGACTTTCTCTGCTTCCTCAAGATTTAAGGCTTGCCTCCTGATTTCTCCAGATGCAGCCAAATTCCGGAGAGGAATTGTTTGTCGTCTAATAAGCAAAGGTGTTGTCATCAATGAACTTGAATGCAATCCGATTCATCATCATCCACTTCTATCTGAACACCTGTTAGTCTTTTCTGGGGCCCTGTTTAAAGAGCACATATGTTGTGAACTTGACGCTACTACGAGTGAAATTCGGTTTGAATTCAACTGCAAACATATTATTGAGTGTGGTGTCCAGATGTTGGCGGATGAAGGTGAGATAAAACTAGCTTCCTCTTTCCACGATCCTAACAGAGAAGTGAGGTTCATCAACTGTATGAAATTAGATGAAGAAGCACGAAGAGCAATCGTACAACGATGGGCTtacaaatatgtatattttcctGGTAAAGAAATCCCTGCAGAGTTCACTCACAAAGCCACAGGAAACTTGGTAACCATCACTAAGGGGACTCTCTCTGCCTCCACAAGTTTCAGGGCTTGCATCCTGCTTTCACCACACCTACAACACCCTCCAAAGTACTGCTATTATATCGGTTGTCGTCTAAGAAGCAAAGGTGTTCTCATCAGTGAACTTGACTGCTATCTGGATTCTCCACTCCTAACAGAACACCTATTTGTATTTCGTGGGGCTCTGCTTAAAGAACGCAGATGCGTTGATGTGGACTCGGATATTCACTTTGAATTCAGCTGCGACGAAGAACTTTTGAAGATTGTTGAGTGCGGCTTACAGATCATGGAGTACGAAGGTGAAAGTAGCAGCAGAGAATGGAAAAAGCAGAGTGATGGAGCCGTTAAGGTCTCTAAAGATAAATACGTCTTTAAAACCAATACGCATACATGTCGGTGGAGTGGGCTTAAGAAGCTAGTTggtccgaggaagaagaagaaaaataagagaGAGTGAAACTTTTAGATCAATAAGCTTTTGTAGTTTAAGCTGGTATTCATTTTCATCCATATGTTGTCTGTACATACACTTGTAATAAACATACCTTTGTCATTAGCTTTGTCTCAGTCTTGTCATTTACACAAGGGTTCTGTATCTATGAGTTCTGGAGGCTGAGATTCAAGGACCAAGTGTTTGCATTAATATGAATTACACGATAGATGCTTCATTCCTTAAATCTTTTTGGGAATTGCTGCCAACCTTTTTTGTTGCAGCCCGAATCTACACACACTCGTCCTAGTGAGTCTTACTTACATAATTTGCTTGTATGTAAAGTTTTCATATCCCCATAACACTTGACTAGCTCTCTGTTTGGGTTGGGGGTATACTAATTATCAGGAATTTGAGTTTGATATAGAGGAATGGCCAATCAAACTCTCCTATGTGCCGCCATGTTTCTTATCATCTCTCAAGTATGCTGAGCTTGCGACACCAGTCACAACAAAAATATCAAGCCAGATGAAATTAGCAATATACTTTCTGAGGAATTGCGCttccatgaagaaactgacttTAAGCGAGAGTTTCGGTGATGACATCAttaagaaaatcaaaaagatTCAAAGAAAGTCTAGAGGTGCAACATTGTCATTGCCTTGAGCCacaacttatatatatagacGTTGACAAGATGAAGAATGTAACCCAACTTATAGTTAATCCAGTGTAAGACtggtctttttgtttttttttgtctgtgtGGGCATGACTTCAAGTTTCGTAGGTTCGATCTAGATGTTATCAAGTTAATTTGCCTTCTTTTTTAAGAGTTTGCTCTCGATCAGACCTTAGTAACCTTTATTCTATCTTATGAAGGTAGGTGTTATATGAATACCTTGAATcaaatataatatgaatttgCATATTCCTTAGAGCAAGTGGCAAGTCTCTTTCTTTTAAGGTGGTGGTAACCTATCGACCTCAAAGGCTCAAACGTTTCCTGATAGATGAATCTATTTCTTAAATTTGGGCTGGACACCGAGGTGTTGAGTTCAGCTCTTTGTtctgaaaacaattgaatttGTGTTCGTGGCCTTTGACGGAAGGTAATATTGTAAACCTTACATCGAGTCGGAGACTTTTCAGCTTATAAACAAAGTGGTAAGCGAGAGAGAATTAAACTAATGTTTCAATGTTTATCCCACATCGATTGTGTGGAGAGAAGTGTCATAACGAGTGAGCTTATAAAATGAGAAGAAGTACGTTATTTTAAAGACATGATCCTTCAGGTTTAAAGGGGAAGTGATGATTGGGTTTATCTCTCGCTTTTTAATGCGTGAAGAGCGTTCCGCTCAAACCTCTTACGACAATTGGGCGCTCCAATTTTCATTTAATCTGATCCCTCTCTAAGTTACACAGTATTTcttataaaaactttttttaaattgtgttataaaactttttttatatcaatatcaaaaaaatcattttaaagaaaaatattttaactggAACTaacaaaaattgaattttaatttagttactTTGTGTCGGTAAAAACTTATGTTTGTAactagattttttttgaaatacaaaCAAATTTTCATTCATTACTAGGGTTGGCCTgtcctacgggcgggatatattttatatgtaatttaagttattattttttgtatgattttataGTTAGTGTTTTAAGTTTGCATTTGGAAGAAATGTgtatgataataatttttgtctTTCAAAAAGTTTTAGGTGAAAAAAGATTATATCtgataagatatattttattttaaaaatattaggatACATATGtcattatttaacattttatcattgtttattctttctttttattataatcaGTAAGTACAATATATTTAGTTACTCGAAATTTAGTTGAATCCAACaaattgattataaattatttctacctttaattttttttgtttatgaatcTGTTGAGACTCTTAGTTTCtcttatacattttattttatccaTATTAGTCTTagataatatgaaaataaaataatcattcactataatgttttttataattagcaagatacttcaaaaatatattattgatagTTACTATGTAAATTTGAAATACTTgtcaaataaacattttattcaaactgataaatttttttaagatatatatatatatatatatatatatatatatatattattttttagttttcagAATATAGTTagtgattgttttatttttaatgtacctgattttatattggttttattatgtatataattaagaGAAATTTCATATATTATTGTAACAAATATAGCTGTTAAAGATCAACactgaccaaaatgtttcattaagggatgtggttttgggtttatgatttagggtttagagttaaggagtgaGGTCTAGGGAATGAGAtttcaagtttttaaaaataaaaaaatattaaattttttaaaaaaaaaaaaaaactattttggtttttattttattttttaaagtctattttgtgacaaaaaaattaaaaaaggctatttgagagaatttctCTATATTTAATCTGTTTTATGTAGCAAATTTactataactttttttattaaaatgttttatttttattaagatattagattcatttaaaataatatatatcgtgtttaaaatatattatatgccATAATTTTGGATCAGGCCgcatgtaatatttttttaaacatttttatcaCATCATTGAAAATTCAATGTTCAGAAAACATACAAAAAGAAAGGTTTTCACAAACAAAGTCCGAGAATAACTCTACCGTATCTATATAAAGAatcaacaaaagaaattaaCTTTGTGAATAAAAGAGAGAAAGGGAAACTAAAAGTGataaaatacaacatttgttgAGCCGAACATGCATACCTTGTTCCATAGAAACAGTTCCATCTCATGTGTGAACTGTTTTAGAGGACCTTTCTTCAGTTTAACATGATCAATCAATTGTACCAAAACAGAGTTAATCACTAATGAAGATAAACTGTCTGAAAAACATAGCTGGATAGTTTAAACGAAAAAACCACATTTATGCGTAAGCATTATTATAAAAGCAACTAATGCGGCCAGATACTGCAAACTTTGAACCAAGGTGGCGCTTGGCTACTTGGTAGATGCTGAGGCCTGAGGTTTTTTATTGATGACACCACCCGAAGTTGTTTCTGAAGCTGGTTATTTCTTCTTTTCACTATCACCAACGATCACCTTGGCTGGGAGAGAGCTGATACCAGCCACGTCATCTTTGGACCATCGTTGCCACCCTCCTAAAACCAAGCGACATGTAAGCTTTTGAAAATATCTAAAGGACATAATGAAACGTAGTTATAAACTTTCATCAGCAACAAAATCAGGTAGTGGCGCACATAAATGAAGTGATACCTCTTATAAGCTTGAGATTAATGCCTGTTTTGTAGCCGTGAAGTTGTTTGTGAAACGATACAGCCTGATAGTCGAACACACCTCTTATAAGCTTGAGATTAATGCCTGTTATAGGCTGTCCACGTCGACAATTATATTCTCCCAATCAAAACATTTGGTTAATACACGTAGGATACCAGAGGGGTTCGTTTTGATTTATTGGGCTTCGTCTCTATCGTTATAATTGAAAAAAGAAACCAAACCGGAGATGGATAGCACAATTGGGTTAATACACGTAGGATCTCATATAATTTTGTATGGGCTTCGTAAACTGCAGGTAAACAAATCTTTTCCCTTTTCCTCCACCACCTTCGCAAACTGCAGGTAAACaaatcttttctctttttttttttttagtaaaaacttATGTATTATCCCatagaaatatttaataattccCATCACATAATGTCTATGTTATATTGGCCGTTAGATATATACATAGTGGTGACtcttatacaattttattcACATAGTGGTGACTCTTATACATATCGCATTTGTTAATTTATTCACTTAGAATTTAATCCAAGTATAAACTTAGGGAAAATATAAAGAGGTTGAATCTTGGTGGGATGGGGTGTAGTGCTGGCGTTATAGCTATGGATGTCGCTAGGTGTATTTATGTGAATATTGTTATCTTAGCATtttattcaataatttttatatatattatttttgtaatttctcCGTTTTATTAACACTATAAGAATAATTTAGCAAACAATATAGTTACCTATTGAGTGATTAAAATACATTCTGCCCAATTCATTAATATGTGAGAACATCCCTATAACATCAAAACATCCCTATAACATCAAATAAGAGAAGTCAGCAACgtgattaatattttgaatttagcAGTTTATTACATGACAAAATCTCATTCACACGCACTTTTCATTGTTGCTGGTTCATAAGGTACTAAGATTTTTAAAGCTTTCAATTGTTGGCTTTGATGATAAAAGaactaaactaaacaaaatcaaattgtcatactatatatatgttgtccGTAAGTTAATATTGAAATATGGCACTGTTCGTTATTATTTTAGTGGGAAATATATGTAGCTTAATACAATTCATAGTTTCGTAATGATAAATATATTtgacgtatatatatatatattattagttaatTTAAACATAGGTTAATTATTTACAGTTTGCTTATAAATCTCGATAAAGTTAAACCTTAAAGTAAATTAACATCACCATCACTATTAATTCCAATACACATAAACACAATATTAAGTTAATAATTGTGTTCCGTATGacttaaaaatgtaattttcaaaatatatccatgtgtgtaataattaaaatataaacatataataattatacaatatTAAAATCGGATGTTTTATAGTGACATCTTACATGAAACACATTCTTCAAAAAATCCACCAACTTCAAGAAGGGATTTCAGTGCGTCCTATCACGGTATGTATAAAAAGTGTTTGGAACATCAGAAAACACCAAACAGATAATACTCAAATATGCATCGGCTTCCTGTGCTACGACCACCACGTAAGCCTTAAATTAACTTTAACATAtacgtatatatatgtatttttgaatTCATCATATTTGATTTAAACTACTCACTATTTACTTAATTGGTTCGGCACAACAAAATTTGTTCACACTCAGGGACAACTTTTAGAAGGTCGGCTCACCGGAAACATTCAGCCGAATGATTCAAAAAACTTAACTGAAGGAGATATATATGAGTTTTCGGGATTTTCTGTCATACATAATTCACGACATCGGAAACTCACCAACCTGCCGTATTACATTTAAATCGACcaaaagacaaaaacattgaACGTTACAGTCAACAGTCTGATATTTCCAAATCACAATTTTTCTCCTCAAAAATACAGAAATCTACTGCGGTTAGCCGCTACACCCACATACTTACCAGGTAAGTAAGTCATTCCAGtattaattaaacaaacatggatatttattctaaaatcaaTGCGCAGATTCGTCGGGCAGATAgtcataatataaaaaataaaaccgtACCACCCAGAACTCAATATTGATGCCACGATTGGTCTACGGGTAAACAGGTAAGTCTAACCAAatagttaaaaacaaaataataaatatcttCATACATACATCTCTATCTCAGGTCGACAATCGTTAAATTCATATTGTGCGACAAGCAAACAGAAGATTTTAGCATCCTACAAAGCAAGAAGGATAGGAAATTAAGAGTTGTCATCATCACAAGCATAATTCCTAAACTTTTTCAAGgtaaataattttactaaacACATCAAAAATAATACAGAtctaaatttttgttatcaacATAACAATAATATCCAATACTTTCCAGACAAACTACTACTCCGTTCATCACCAGCGACAAATTTCTACTTCAACAAATCAATTGATTACATAAAGCATTTCAAAAGGCAAATAAAAGATCCTGCAAAACCATGCAGCAAAGAGTGATTCTAATTCATGCATCATTTggattattattctttttctcACAAGACTTGATACCtagatttatttacattttaaatttttttatcattgtttTCTTTAGATTTCTACTTCTATATAAAATCTGAAACTCGACTTCTGTCTTTCAATCTTTGCTAagcaatttaaatatatagataataaattaaaagagaTAAGTGATGTCTACATGTTAGTGAGCAAGAAAGAATGATTAGAGTGAATAAGAAGTCTACTATAAAGATGAGGGTTATTGGGAGATAAAATTTTGTAGAGTTTGTGAATTTAAAAAGTTActtgaataataaaatatatatatactgactTACAAAAGTTTGATCAAACTTTTGTAAATTGCTACTTTATGAATATTGTTcgaattattttgaatttgtttaattatattttacaaatagaagctacttttatttaaaatttgaaaagaatTTTGATTTCTTATAACATATAACTTGAAAGctatataaaacttaaaacatataatttcaaTTATGAGTTTTCAATTCTTACACGTAAAAATTATGATTACGTACGCTTTTTTGAAAAGAGGGTTTTGTATTTCAACTAGGTTATTCAATCACTTTTTATGTTCGGGAATTTATTCAAGATGAGATTCGATCTTTTAAAATAAGAGAattatgttctatacataattatattttttgcaaAACTCTAAAATTTTAGACTTggttcttcatattttattatgttaaacCTTAAAGTAAAATAACATCACCATCACTATTAATCCCATTACACATAAACACAGTACGAAATTAATACTTCAAAACTTCTCATAATATTGAAACTCCAACGAAACAGTACACGTTAGGATAAAAGTCAATTCAGCAGAAACAAATAACTCAAAAAGATAACATCCATCTATATATGATCATTAAAACCAACGTTAAAAgacaataaaatcatatatttaaactcACCCTCTTTACGACATTTCCACAAACACTTGATCCCCCACAAATACCTCAACAATGACTGACATACCACTTATATCTCATCGGATCTCACCTCAAACAAGATCTACAGATGGCAACCCGAAGCGAACCCTCCAAATTTACATCCTCAGGCCCAATACGACACAATCCGTGATTGATTTTCAGTTTCTATCAATGATCGACGGCCAAGGTAATTTTAGTGAAACCGTAACTGAAATCATAGAAGATATGTTAACATATCACGACATTAATCACCCCAATTCAGCACACCTTATTGAAGAAACAAAACTATACGTGATGAATGAAGCTAGAGCCACCATCAATACCTTGGCTAATGATCTTGAAGTTACTCTTACTATCAAAGACTACAACCCAAATGCAACATCAAGACTAGACGTTGATCTGATCATTACTGATTTAGAGGGTACTAATAGGCCTCCAACCACTGAAGAGGAAAACAATATGTGTATTGTATGCTTTGGAAATTACAACCAACACAACTATCTTTGCACTCTTACTTGCGGCCATAGTTTCTATTTCGCATGCATTGATCTGTGGCTTCGCAGAAACATAAGTTGTCCGATCTGCAGAGAAAGTAATCTATAATGCCAAACTTtctggaaaaataaaaaaagtttattgaATTCTAAATTCCAGTATCacttttgtcttcatgttagtTCCATCGTCCTAGCCTAATGTTACCGATTAATTGGTGGCTTATATCTATAAAAACTAAGATACCATTTTTAATAAAGCTGATGATTTACTACTTTTTCCTATTGTTATTATCAATTTTCAAGTAAATTTAATCGATACTCAATCAATTACTTCAATTATTTTTCCgagttattattaaattataaagatttatagaaacacacaaaaatataaataacctTAGTGTATTATTTTAGGTAAAGTTTTTCATTTCCTAACTAATTATTCGGAAAAAAATAATTGCATCGTTATAAAATCCAAAGAgatttcttttgaaaattttatgttCTAAACATTATTATACGAAGATGGGAAAGATccaaagagagaaaatataaCTATACTATTTTTTGTTTCCAGTCTCTACTTTTTTAATAATCTTCTTCCTCCCATCTTACACAGTAGTACAAGCATTATATAACTTATTTGGTAACGATCTTCTACTAAAACGTTTTTCTTTGTTCACAAATCGAATTCAATCACACCCTCACGTGGCGATGATTTCCTCAGTCAGGCGAGTGCACATGCTATACTCCATGGCTCATGTTACTAGATTtggaaattaaaaataatcGTTACTATATTTGAAATCCCATATCTCACTAACATTAACTATTTACAttaaatatctttatttttaaggcATACTAAGATTTTACAacaaaaatagttattatatttaaaaaaaaataaactattaacaaaaatagttaattattgttcaccatacaaatattacagaaagacacacacaaaaaagGAAACGGGGCCGTCCACGTAGATCACATAATAAACCCAAAGGTATGTatttataatcaaaaatatttactactaatattaaaattgtCTCATCTTAGtgcttaaaataattaaaaataacttatagTTTTCACTCCCATCATTTTTAAGGGTCTTCTGATAAAATACTATATTCACAGATTAACAATGCCCGATATATCAACCAAGCGATGATACATGCCAATAAAGAAGTGACTTACAAATACGTTTTTTTTCTCAGCTAAGCCAGGTAACTacctttttatataaatagCAATAATATTGT is from Brassica napus cultivar Da-Ae chromosome A4, Da-Ae, whole genome shotgun sequence and encodes:
- the LOC125607950 gene encoding disease resistance protein RML1A-like, coding for MASSSSSSSCIKRYHVFPSFHGPDVRRGFLSHLRHQFASKGITTFKDHEIERGHTIGPELVQAIRESRVSVVLLSKNYASSSWCLDELVEILNCKRVSEHIVMTIFYQVDPSDVRKQTGDFGIAFKKTCEKKTEEDKKRWMEALAYVANIAGEHSLNWTDEAAMVEKFATDVSNKLHVTRSRDFEEIVGLQAHLRKLITLLCFECDEAKMIGIWGPAGIGKSTIARALFNHLSSDFRLTCFMGNLKGSYKSIMGVDDYDSKLGLQSQLLSKVLNQNDMRVHHLGAVKEWLHDQRVLIILDDVDDLEELDVLARELSWFGLGSRIIVTTEDKKILKAHGIQDVYHVGFPSEKEALEILCLSAFKQRYVQDDFEKVANRVAYLCGYLPLGLCVVGSSLRGESKEEWELQLSRIENNLDRKIEDILRVGYDRLSKKDQALFLHIACIFNNGRVDRVTSMLADSNMDVENGLKTLAIRSLVQLDIMYCKMHSLLQQLGRQVVHEQSDEPGKRQFLVEAEEIRDVLTKETGTGSVIGISFGMFMMGEFSISGRAFEGMRNLTFLEMYSSGGLRIAGDMEYLPHLRLLHWDVYPGKILPPTFQPQFLVELCMKFSNLEKLWGGIQLLPNLKTLNLDNSYWLKEIPNLSEATNLETVSFTYCTNLVELPSSIRNLHKLVELNMRGCEKLRIIPTNINLASLEYVTMNGCLRLRTFPDISRNIIRLDVRNTKIEDVPASVAESWLCLFRFYIGSKSLKRLTHVPECVSYLDLSNSDIKKIPDCVIGLPHLLDLAIKNCRKLVSLQGLPPSLLSLDATDCVSLKSVCFSFYKPKSDYITLDDCKCVKSEKDAIRVSSLFYNPVRGINLVNCLSLEEEARRVIIQQCDYKSVCLPGKEIPPEFTHRAKGNSITISSGTFSASSRFKACLLISPDAAKFRRGIVCRLISKGVVINELECNPIHHHPLLSEHLLVFSGALFKEHICCELDATTSEIRFEFNCKHIIECGVQMLADEGEIKLASSFHDPNREVRFINCMKLDEEARRAIVQRWAYKYVYFPGKEIPAEFTHKATGNLVTITKGTLSASTSFRACILLSPHLQHPPKYCYYIGCRLRSKGVLISELDCYLDSPLLTEHLFVFRGALLKERRCVDVDSDIHFEFSCDEELLKIVECGLQIMEYEGESSSREWKKQSDGAVKVSKDKYVFKTNTHTCRWSGLKKLVGPRKKKKNKRE